A window of the Natronomonas salina genome harbors these coding sequences:
- a CDS encoding HAD family hydrolase, whose protein sequence is MTASSYDKWVFDLDGTLIDVEPDYVHDVFDRVGDRLGYDFTDRQAEAVWHGLGGFRNDQLAEWGIDVEAFWEVFHEEESPEARADATFLYDDAAAVADIEAPTVLVTHCQQYLTDPILEGLDIRDWFDAVVCCTEETGWKPDPEPVHMALQEAGANGGPGVLVGDGPQDVGAAWNAGLDGAHVERHGHERRGMCVVGDHRLERVDELLQ, encoded by the coding sequence ATGACGGCATCGTCGTACGACAAGTGGGTGTTCGACCTGGACGGGACGCTCATCGACGTCGAACCCGACTACGTCCACGACGTCTTCGACCGGGTGGGCGACCGGCTCGGCTACGACTTCACCGACCGGCAGGCCGAGGCGGTCTGGCACGGCCTCGGCGGCTTCCGTAACGACCAGCTCGCCGAGTGGGGCATCGACGTCGAGGCCTTCTGGGAGGTCTTCCACGAGGAGGAGAGCCCCGAGGCCCGCGCCGACGCCACGTTTCTCTACGACGACGCGGCGGCCGTCGCCGACATCGAGGCGCCGACCGTCCTCGTCACCCACTGCCAGCAGTACCTCACGGACCCGATCCTCGAGGGCCTGGACATCCGCGACTGGTTCGACGCCGTCGTCTGCTGTACGGAGGAGACCGGCTGGAAACCCGACCCCGAGCCGGTCCACATGGCACTGCAGGAAGCGGGCGCCAACGGCGGCCCAGGCGTGCTCGTCGGCGACGGCCCCCAGGACGTCGGGGCGGCGTGGAACGCCGGCCTCGACGGCGCCCACGTCGAGCGCCACGGCCACGAGCGCCGCGGCATGTGCGTCGTCGGCGACCACCGCCTCGAGCGGGTCGACGAACTCCTGCAGTAG